The Callospermophilus lateralis isolate mCalLat2 unplaced genomic scaffold, mCalLat2.hap1 Scaffold_182, whole genome shotgun sequence genome contains a region encoding:
- the LOC143388659 gene encoding ubiquitin-like protein ISG15: protein MGWNLEVKMLGGEEHHVSLSDSTMLLELKQQIFQKTGVPAFQQHLALPSGPVLQDRVPLISQGLTSGSTVLLMVQNCDSPLSILVRTDKGCIRPYSIRLTQKVAELKWQVGQQEHIQEDLFWLSFEGRPMEDS, encoded by the coding sequence GGCTGGAACCTGGAGGTGAAGATGCTGGGGGGCGAGGAGCACCATGTGTCCCTGAGTGACTCcacaatgctgttggaactgaagcaGCAGATTTTCCAGAAGACTGGAGTGCCTGCCTTCCAGCAGCACCTGGCCCTGCCCAGTGGCCCCGTGCTGCAGGACAGGGTCCCTCTCATCAGCCAGGGCTTGACCTCTGGCAGCACAGTCCTGCTGATGGTGCAGAACTGTGACAGCCCCCTGAGCATCCTGGTGAGGACCGACAAGGGCTGCATCAGACCCTACAGCATCAGGCTGACGCAGAAGGTGGCAGAGCTCAAGTGGCAGGTGGGCCAGCAGGAGCACATCCAGGAAGATCTGTTCTGGCTGAGCTTCGAGGGGAGGCCCATGGAAGACTCTTAG